The Arcobacter roscoffensis genome segment TTACTACATCACCAATTATATCAGCACTTGGAGCTACCCAAGCAGATGAATCAATTTGAGGATAGTGCTCTTTAAATTTTAATATCATATTGCTTCCTAAATTTTTTAGGATTATTATAACTTGTGATTTTTAAAAATGCAAATAAGTTTTACTTATTTGCACTATATTTTAAAATTATTGGTTTACTATAATTTGGAACATCATCATATGTAAATATTGCATAATATTTATCAATATCCATTGCTCCAAAATCATCATAAGTATAAACATCTTTACCTGCATAAAGCTTTTGCCCATCATAAGAAGAGTAAGGAGCTCTAAATGGATTTTTAATGACCTTTACTCCTACAAAATCAATATCTACTGGATTTTCCCATGTGATTTTCACTTTTCCATTATCTTCAAATATTTTTGCATTTTTAACTTGAGCTAGTGGACTTCTTCGCTTAGGGATATGCTCTATTATAAGTTTTGGAGAAAGTGAAATATTTTTAATTTCCCAAGAAACTTTTTTGTCTTTCAATACTTTTTTAGATGAAGTAGGCTTTAAAACAAAAGATACATTTGTTTTATCCTTTACCTTTTCATTTAAAATTTTCTCTGAGAATGTATCAAACATAAAGTATTGAGTCTGATTATTCTTAAGCTCAGTTGCACTTACATCATAACCTATATTTTGGATAATCTCTCTATTTGCAATGCTCTCATAAGATTTTTCTATATTGTCATCTACAAATTCTATATGAAATCTGATATCATCTTTTATGTATATTTTTGTTGAGTTCAACTCAAAGTATGCTTTTGTAATCATACTGCTTTCATAAGGAGGCAAAGAGGCTAAATTAAACTCAAAAGTAGAATATATTTTTGATCCATTTTCATCAAAACCTGCTGTTATTTCATCGTCTTTTATTTCATTTTTACTTATTGTATGAACATTTGTTGGATATAAAGCTGTAATTTCAGGTTTTAAAGTATATGTTAGTTCAAGTCTTGGCCTATAAGGTAAACCAAAACCAAATTTCCCATAACCTATATCCCATTGCATCATTTGTCTTGATCTTCCAATTCTAAGCTCTTTTGGACCTTCAACTCTTAAAATGATTTTATTATCATGAATAGATTTCTTAAGGAATTCACACTCCATTGCTGATAATTCCCAAGTTCTCCAAATACCTTGAGTTAATTGATGAGATTGAGTAGGTCTTCCTATATATTTAATAAGTTTCATGTTTTCAACATCATCAAAATCAGTAATATCACCCATTTGTGTTTGATCAACAATTGCCACATTCCACTCACCATATTTTTCAATAGTAGTTGAAACTCTATTTATTGGGTATAAATTAAATTCAGCATGTTTAATCATTGCGCTTTGAGGTAATGAGTTTACATTTATGGTAATTACAGCATATGAAACACCTTTATTCTCATCAACACCAACAAATAATGAGTTAACACCAAAATGTTTGGCATTGTCATTGATATTTTCAGATACATAACCTGTTTCATTTTTACTAGCGTAATATGTTCTGCTAAACTCATCATATTCTAAATTTGTTTTTATTTTAACTTGTGGACAATAGGGTGATTTGATACCTGTTTTACTATTTACAGCTCTTATATTATAGTAATAATCTTTATTTGAAAAAAGATTAATATCATTAAATTCTAAGTTTTGTGTTCTAGCAATTAGATTATTATCATTACAAAAAGATTTATCTTTTAAACTTCTATATATTTCAAAAAATACATTTTCTTGCTTTTCATACTCCCATTTAAGGTTTACATGG includes the following:
- a CDS encoding M14 family metallopeptidase yields the protein MKQLYRSYTQSTDIFKELQKKYPLYFSLDSIGQTWEKRDINVITISKDIKTASSRPALFYTGTIHAREWVGHELAIEFANYVLENYESDPKIRSYLENTTIYMVPCANPDGYEYSRNHFSFWRKNRRVNADGTYGVDLNRNFPIGFIKSSLTTSNVYGGPQPFSEPETKALKDFVESHENITIALDYHSQGNVFFPAHDFRHEDTIDTTDMNTICANMAEEIRKISGREYGIHQGKPPAKLISGSGREFYYSKGIISTVVEVGTRNISDYMDDMNEHLREHIPALLSTVSEVPNYSDFALKRVESFEVVEIGSSHVNLKWEYEKQENVFFEIYRSLKDKSFCNDNNLIARTQNLEFNDINLFSNKDYYYNIRAVNSKTGIKSPYCPQVKIKTNLEYDEFSRTYYASKNETGYVSENINDNAKHFGVNSLFVGVDENKGVSYAVITINVNSLPQSAMIKHAEFNLYPINRVSTTIEKYGEWNVAIVDQTQMGDITDFDDVENMKLIKYIGRPTQSHQLTQGIWRTWELSAMECEFLKKSIHDNKIILRVEGPKELRIGRSRQMMQWDIGYGKFGFGLPYRPRLELTYTLKPEITALYPTNVHTISKNEIKDDEITAGFDENGSKIYSTFEFNLASLPPYESSMITKAYFELNSTKIYIKDDIRFHIEFVDDNIEKSYESIANREIIQNIGYDVSATELKNNQTQYFMFDTFSEKILNEKVKDKTNVSFVLKPTSSKKVLKDKKVSWEIKNISLSPKLIIEHIPKRRSPLAQVKNAKIFEDNGKVKITWENPVDIDFVGVKVIKNPFRAPYSSYDGQKLYAGKDVYTYDDFGAMDIDKYYAIFTYDDVPNYSKPIILKYSANK